In Terriglobia bacterium, one DNA window encodes the following:
- the tuf gene encoding elongation factor Tu (EF-Tu; promotes GTP-dependent binding of aminoacyl-tRNA to the A-site of ribosomes during protein biosynthesis; when the tRNA anticodon matches the mRNA codon, GTP hydrolysis results; the inactive EF-Tu-GDP leaves the ribosome and release of GDP is promoted by elongation factor Ts; many prokaryotes have two copies of the gene encoding EF-Tu) gives MAKEKFSRTKPHVNVGTIGHIDHGKTTLTAAITKVLGKNNPNVKFR, from the coding sequence ATGGCGAAAGAGAAATTTTCCCGCACCAAGCCGCACGTGAACGTAGGCACGATCGGTCACATCGACCACGGCAAGACCACGCTCACGGCGGCCATCACCAAGGTTTTGGGCAAGAACAATCCGAACGTGAAGTTTCGTT
- the fusA gene encoding elongation factor G translates to MPRQVPLDRCRNIGIMAHIDAGKTTTTERVLYYTGRTHRIGEVHEGTAVMDWMEQEQERGITITSAATTCFWRDERINIIDTPGHVDFTAEVERSLRVLDGAVAVFDAVHGVEPQSETVWRQADKYGVPRICFINKMDKMGADFEHAIETIRKRLNARPIAIQLPIGSESNFKGIIDLFEMKAVVWLDETLGADFEIQDIPENFKKKSNAFHNQLVETIVENDDDLLRKYMEGETMTPDELKKSLRKSVIDLKLFPVLCGSAFKNKGVQPMLDAVVDFLPSPADIPPVKGLNPETGKEVLRPADDNAPLSVLAFKIMTDPFVGQLAFIRIYSGQLKTGDSIWLPAKGKRERIGRLLKMHANKREEISEIYAGDICACVGLRTITTGDTICDEQQPIVLESIVFPAPVISVAVEPKTKADQEKMGVALGRLAQEDPTFKVNTDPDSGQTIISGMGELHLEIIIDRMMREFKVEANVGKPQVAYRETIRKEAKAEGKFIRQTGGRGQYGHVKIRLEPNPDKGYEFENEIVGGSVPKEFIKPVDQGIKEALEGGILAGYPMVDVKATLYDGSYHDVDSSEMAFKIAGSMAFKDAARKATPVLLEPVMSVEVVVPEDFMSAIIGDLNSRRGRIEGMEHRAGSQVIKAMVPLSEMFGYATNMRSNTQGRATFSMHFSRYEEVPRSVSDEIIARVQGKTVNR, encoded by the coding sequence GTGCCCCGACAGGTTCCATTAGATCGTTGCCGAAACATCGGCATTATGGCGCATATCGACGCCGGCAAGACCACCACGACGGAGCGCGTCCTCTATTACACCGGGCGCACGCACCGCATCGGCGAGGTCCACGAAGGCACCGCTGTGATGGACTGGATGGAGCAGGAGCAGGAGCGCGGCATCACCATCACCAGCGCCGCCACCACCTGCTTCTGGCGCGATGAGCGGATCAACATCATCGACACGCCCGGCCACGTCGATTTCACCGCCGAGGTCGAGCGATCCCTGCGCGTGCTCGACGGCGCAGTCGCCGTGTTCGACGCCGTGCATGGCGTCGAGCCGCAGTCGGAAACCGTCTGGCGCCAGGCTGACAAGTATGGCGTGCCGCGCATTTGCTTCATTAACAAGATGGACAAGATGGGCGCCGATTTCGAGCACGCCATCGAAACCATTCGCAAGCGCCTCAACGCCCGCCCCATCGCCATCCAGCTTCCCATCGGCAGCGAATCCAATTTCAAGGGCATCATCGATCTTTTCGAGATGAAAGCCGTGGTCTGGCTGGATGAGACCCTGGGCGCCGACTTCGAAATCCAGGACATCCCCGAGAATTTCAAGAAAAAATCCAACGCCTTCCATAACCAGTTGGTGGAAACCATTGTCGAGAACGACGACGACCTCCTGCGCAAGTACATGGAAGGCGAGACCATGACCCCGGACGAACTCAAGAAGTCGCTGCGCAAAAGCGTCATCGACCTCAAGCTGTTCCCAGTGTTGTGCGGCTCCGCCTTCAAGAACAAGGGCGTGCAGCCCATGCTGGACGCGGTCGTCGACTTCCTGCCCTCGCCCGCCGATATCCCGCCGGTGAAGGGCCTCAACCCGGAAACCGGCAAGGAAGTGCTGCGCCCCGCCGACGACAACGCTCCCCTGTCCGTGCTGGCGTTCAAGATTATGACCGACCCCTTTGTCGGCCAGCTCGCTTTCATCCGCATCTACTCCGGTCAGTTGAAGACCGGCGACAGCATCTGGTTGCCCGCCAAGGGCAAGCGCGAGCGTATCGGACGCCTGCTGAAGATGCACGCCAACAAGCGCGAGGAGATCAGCGAGATTTACGCCGGCGACATCTGCGCCTGCGTCGGGTTGCGCACCATCACCACCGGCGACACCATCTGCGACGAGCAGCAACCGATCGTGCTGGAATCGATCGTGTTTCCGGCGCCGGTGATCTCGGTTGCGGTCGAGCCCAAGACCAAGGCCGATCAGGAGAAGATGGGCGTCGCGCTCGGACGCCTGGCCCAGGAAGACCCGACCTTCAAGGTCAACACCGATCCCGACAGCGGCCAGACCATCATCAGCGGTATGGGCGAGCTGCACCTGGAAATCATCATCGACCGCATGATGCGCGAGTTCAAGGTCGAGGCCAACGTCGGCAAGCCGCAGGTCGCCTATCGCGAGACCATCCGCAAGGAAGCCAAGGCGGAAGGCAAGTTCATCCGCCAGACCGGTGGGCGCGGCCAGTACGGCCACGTCAAGATCAGGCTCGAACCCAACCCGGACAAGGGCTACGAATTCGAGAATGAAATTGTCGGCGGCTCGGTGCCCAAGGAATTCATCAAGCCGGTGGATCAGGGAATCAAGGAAGCCTTGGAAGGCGGCATTCTCGCCGGCTACCCCATGGTGGACGTCAAGGCCACGCTCTACGACGGCAGCTATCACGACGTGGACTCTAGCGAAATGGCCTTCAAGATTGCCGGATCCATGGCTTTCAAGGATGCCGCCCGCAAGGCCACCCCGGTGCTGCTGGAGCCGGTAATGTCGGTGGAGGTGGTGGTGCCGGAAGATTTCATGAGCGCCATCATCGGCGACTTGAACTCCCGCCGCGGCCGCATCGAGGGCATGGAACACCGCGCCGGATCGCAGGTCATCAAGGCCATGGTGCCGCTGAGCGAGATGTTCGGCTACGCCACCAACATGCGCTCCAACACCCAGGGCCGCGCCACCTTCTCCATGCACTTCTCGCGTTACGAGGAAGTGCCGCGCTCGGTGTCGGACGAAATCATTGCCCGCGTGCAGGGCAAGACGGTGAACCGGTGA
- the rpsG gene encoding 30S ribosomal protein S7, translated as MPRKGHTPKRDVAADPVYGSTLVTKFINSMMWGGKKSTAESIFYDSMKKMQEKGGDEALKLFKKAVENCKPLLEVKTRRVGGANYQVPVEVNPDRRTSLAIRWLISYSRGRAEKGMTDKLTNELLDAANNRGAAIKKKEDVHRMAEANKAFAHYRW; from the coding sequence ATGCCAAGAAAAGGACACACTCCCAAGCGCGATGTTGCCGCCGACCCGGTTTACGGTTCGACGCTGGTCACTAAATTCATCAACTCGATGATGTGGGGTGGCAAGAAATCCACCGCTGAGAGCATCTTCTACGACTCGATGAAGAAGATGCAGGAGAAGGGCGGTGACGAAGCCTTGAAGCTGTTCAAGAAGGCCGTCGAGAACTGCAAGCCGCTGCTGGAAGTGAAGACCCGCCGCGTCGGCGGCGCCAACTACCAGGTCCCGGTGGAGGTCAATCCCGACCGCCGTACCTCGCTCGCCATCCGCTGGCTGATCAGCTACAGCCGCGGCCGCGCCGAGAAGGGCATGACCGACAAGCTCACCAACGAGTTGCTCGACGCCGCCAACAACCGTGGCGCCGCCATCAAGAAGAAGGAAGACGTTCACCGCATGGCGGAAGCCAATAAGGCTTTCGCGCACTATCGGTGGTAG
- the rpsL gene encoding 30S ribosomal protein S12, whose product MPTFNQLVRKGRTAPNYKTASPALQSCPQKRGVCTRVYTQTPKKPNSALRKVARVRLTNGIEVTTYIPGVGHNLQEHSIVLIRGGRVKDLPGVRYHVIRGTLDAVGVANRKQSRSKYGAKRPKA is encoded by the coding sequence GTGCCTACCTTCAACCAGTTGGTGCGCAAGGGGCGGACGGCCCCCAATTACAAGACGGCTAGTCCGGCGTTGCAGTCCTGTCCGCAGAAGCGCGGCGTCTGCACCCGCGTCTATACCCAGACGCCCAAGAAGCCGAACTCGGCCTTGCGCAAGGTCGCCCGTGTTCGTTTGACCAACGGCATCGAGGTGACCACCTACATTCCCGGTGTCGGCCACAACCTGCAGGAGCACTCCATCGTGCTCATTCGCGGTGGCCGTGTAAAAGATTTGCCGGGCGTGCGTTATCACGTGATCCGCGGCACTCTGGATGCGGTCGGCGTCGCCAACCGCAAGCAGAGCCGCTCCAAGTACGGCGCCAAGAGGCCAAAAGCCTAA
- a CDS encoding Ig-like domain-containing protein, which produces MAAVLLVLMIALAGCGGGSSSSSANTPSSITVNPAVLSLNLGDVAAASGTVVNSSGSPITNFPTITFSSSNTAVATVSSAGAVCAGKWDTNFIVCDTTGFQPGTANITLTSGAITATIPVYTHLHVDRVTTSPAVVDCVSSGQTQQMSAKAFSNGVDITSSVGPFSWSTLSVDVDTIDANGLVTAKTPGEGGIVATVANVKSVVATWITCPVQSINVHLASGPDTTFSLGAAGNTVNLTADLVDKHGNSISAPLSWSSSRASVANVNSAALVTAVGPGTVGITASCAGSCNVNLSSVYSNVVKGTVGGTSATTIYAGGTGSTSLVPIDSTSNAAGTAITLPSTPNSFLFNAIGTTGYLGSSGGLMALDSSTNTVTQNVGITGAVVAVSPDSNRVIVAGSNIVYVVRRRPTSPRTAAERTSSPAIRCTSGHRVPSGLSG; this is translated from the coding sequence GTGGCGGCAGTACTTTTGGTGCTGATGATAGCGCTCGCCGGATGCGGCGGCGGCAGCAGCAGCTCGTCGGCCAACACTCCGAGCTCCATTACCGTGAACCCCGCAGTGCTGTCGTTGAACCTGGGCGATGTAGCCGCCGCTTCCGGCACGGTGGTGAACTCCAGCGGCTCGCCAATCACAAATTTTCCGACCATCACCTTCTCCTCGAGCAACACGGCGGTGGCGACCGTATCGTCGGCGGGCGCGGTGTGCGCCGGCAAGTGGGACACGAATTTCATCGTTTGCGATACCACCGGCTTCCAACCGGGCACTGCCAACATCACCCTGACCTCGGGCGCGATCACCGCCACCATCCCGGTGTACACCCACCTGCACGTGGACCGGGTGACCACCAGCCCGGCGGTGGTCGATTGCGTTTCGTCCGGGCAGACGCAACAGATGTCGGCCAAGGCTTTCAGTAACGGCGTGGACATCACCTCCAGTGTCGGCCCGTTCAGTTGGTCAACGTTGTCGGTGGACGTGGACACGATTGACGCTAACGGCCTGGTCACGGCAAAGACTCCCGGCGAAGGCGGAATCGTGGCGACGGTAGCGAATGTGAAGAGCGTGGTGGCGACCTGGATAACGTGCCCGGTGCAGAGCATCAATGTTCACCTCGCCAGCGGGCCGGACACAACTTTCTCGCTGGGCGCCGCGGGGAACACGGTCAACCTGACGGCAGACCTGGTGGACAAGCACGGCAATTCCATCAGCGCACCGCTGAGCTGGTCGAGCTCGCGGGCGTCAGTGGCCAACGTGAATAGCGCCGCCCTGGTGACGGCAGTGGGGCCGGGAACGGTGGGGATCACGGCGAGTTGCGCGGGGTCGTGCAACGTCAACCTGTCCTCGGTATACAGCAACGTGGTAAAAGGTACGGTTGGGGGAACGTCGGCCACCACGATCTACGCCGGCGGAACCGGCTCGACATCGCTGGTGCCGATCGATTCCACCAGCAACGCTGCAGGCACCGCAATCACCCTGCCTTCGACTCCGAATTCGTTCTTGTTCAATGCCATCGGCACGACGGGGTACCTGGGCAGCAGCGGCGGCTTGATGGCGCTGGATTCCTCCACCAACACGGTGACGCAGAACGTGGGCATAACCGGAGCCGTGGTCGCGGTTTCGCCGGACAGTAACCGGGTGATCGTGGCGGGCTCCAACATCGTGTATGTGGTGCGACGGCGGCCGACTTCACCCCGGACAGCCGCGGAGCGTACATCGTCGCCGGCAATACGTTGTACTTCTGGACACCGGGTACCTTCAGGATTGTCGGGCTGA
- a CDS encoding DUF2621 family protein has protein sequence MTFSDEANEIVAELMGALPAPVRDAVKDAMESRAESLATDDAEDEVSMETAVRAFIEATPGDLRNRLKHTLTYHGIDPEDYQEAFSS, from the coding sequence ATGACCTTTTCCGACGAAGCCAACGAAATTGTTGCCGAACTGATGGGCGCCCTGCCGGCGCCGGTGCGCGACGCGGTCAAGGACGCCATGGAAAGCCGCGCCGAGTCGCTCGCCACCGACGACGCCGAGGACGAAGTCTCAATGGAGACTGCGGTCCGCGCTTTCATCGAAGCCACACCCGGCGACCTGCGCAACCGCCTCAAGCATACCCTCACCTACCACGGGATTGATCCGGAGGATTACCAGGAAGCGTTCAGTTCCTAG
- the nusB gene encoding transcription antitermination factor NusB, producing the protein MGSRRKSRELLLQMLFQCDMGKQSVEQVDQSFWAERDVINDEVRGYTEDLFRVAGDRREEIDRLIEKHAVNWRMARMAAVDRNVLRAAVAEFFAKPEVPKVVIINEAIEIARRYSTPESVNFVNGVLDSVARHLDKKDT; encoded by the coding sequence ATGGGTTCTCGCCGCAAATCCCGCGAACTGCTGTTGCAGATGCTGTTTCAGTGCGACATGGGGAAGCAGTCCGTCGAGCAGGTGGACCAATCGTTCTGGGCGGAGCGCGACGTAATCAATGACGAGGTGCGCGGCTACACCGAAGACTTGTTCCGCGTCGCCGGCGACCGCCGTGAAGAAATTGATCGCCTGATCGAGAAGCACGCGGTGAACTGGCGCATGGCGCGCATGGCCGCCGTGGACCGCAACGTGCTCCGCGCCGCGGTGGCGGAGTTTTTTGCAAAGCCGGAGGTGCCGAAGGTGGTCATCATCAATGAGGCGATTGAGATCGCGCGCCGCTACTCCACGCCCGAGTCGGTAAACTTTGTTAATGGCGTGCTTGACTCGGTCGCCCGCCACTTAGATAAAAAAGACACCTAG